From Arachis stenosperma cultivar V10309 chromosome 2, arast.V10309.gnm1.PFL2, whole genome shotgun sequence, one genomic window encodes:
- the LOC130962726 gene encoding serine/threonine-protein kinase BSK3-like, with translation MGIQFSSLMPCCVNSQVKTSVIEVPHTGNEDRSEADNWPAFREYTFEQLKNATSGFSVQNIVSEHGEKAPNVVYKGELENQMRIAVKRFNRNAWPDSRQFLEEARSVGQLRHQRLANLLGCCCEGEKRLRVAEYMPNETLAKHLFHCNSLFHAYDLFFSFNNWKTNCSSCLEGQFSDDDGTELVRWASRCLQYEPRERPNPKSLVAALAPLQKETEVPSHELMGIPHGSTLASLSPLDEACSRKDLTAIHEVLEKFGYKDDEGIANELSFQMWTDQMQDMLNCKKKGDAAFRQKDFRLAIEFYTQFIDAGTMVSPTVHARRSLCYLMSEMPQEALGDAMQAQVISPLWHIASYLQYVPLGGLGMEHEAQVALKEGTTLEAKRSGQK, from the exons ATGGGGATTCAGTTCTCCAGCCTCATGCCGTGCTGCGTAAATTCACAAGTTAAGACATCTGTTATTGAAGTTCCGCATACTG GAAATGAAGATAGAAGTGAAGCCGATAATTGGCCTGCATTTCGCGAATATACATTTGAGCAACTTAAGAATGCGACATCCGGTTTTTCTGTTCAGAATATAGTATCTGAACATGGAGAGAAGGCTCCAAATGTTGTGTATAAAGGGGAGTTGGAGAATCAAATGAGGATTGCTGTTAAGAGGTTCAATAGGAATGCTTGGCCCGATTCTCGGCAGTTTTTG GAGGAAGCTAGATCTGTTGGCCAGCTTCGTCACCAAAGATTGGCGAATTTGCTTGGTTGTTGTTGTGAAGGCGAAAAGAGGTTGCGTGTGGCCGAATACATGCCCAACGAAACTCTCGCAAAACACCTTTTCCATTGTAATAGCTTGTTTCATGCATATGATTTGTTCTTCTCTTTTAATAATTGGAAAACCAATTG TTCATCTTGCTTGGAAGGACAGTTTTCTGATGATGATGGAACCGAGTTGGTGCGCTGGGCATCTCGATGTTTACAGTACGAACCAAGAGAGAGGCCTAATCCGAAGTCATTAGTGGCTGCTTTGGCCCCTCTTCAGAAAGAGACAGAG gTTCCTTCACATGAATTGATGGGTATCCCGCATGGTTCTACTTTAGCTTCATTGTCTCCGCTCGATGAAGCTTGTTCAAGAAAGGACCTGACTGCCATTCATGAAGTTTTGGAAAAATTTGGCTATAAAGATGATGAGGGAATTGCAAATGAG TTATCTTTCCAGATGTGGACTGATCAAATGCAGGACATGCTAAATTGTAAGAAAAAAGGCGATGCGGCTTTCCGGCAGAAAGATTTTAGACTTGCAATTGAGTTCTATACACAG TTCATTGATGCCGGAACAATGGTTTCTCCAACGGTACATGCGCGTCGCAGTTTGTGTTATCTCATGAGCGAAATGCCGCAGGAAGCGCTAGGCGATGCAATGCAAGCGCAAGTGATTTCCCCTTTGTGGCACATTGCATCTTATCTTCAGTATGTTCCATTGGGTGGACTTGGAATGGAGCATGAAGCACAAGTAGCACTCAAAGAGGGAACAACATTGGAAGCCAAAAGGAGTGGACAAAAATGA